In a single window of the Streptomyces sp. CGMCC 4.7035 genome:
- a CDS encoding PH domain-containing protein: MTTPDHQSPTPDPSAPESPDRIYRSPGGLAGGVLLLALVLWLGIDALVSGHGRTPWLALAGMILVIPLVTAFTLRPAVYANEERLRIRNPFRVIVLPWGSVASLRSGYSNEVVATSGTKFQLWALPVSLRARKKATRQTARKAAGDSRGSALGGLTGGAPGGPAPAPTAPTRAQTDKIMDDLRELAETHQSSGRAQGEPSVRWAYEIMGPAVAGAVVLAILLAMG; the protein is encoded by the coding sequence ATGACGACCCCCGATCACCAGTCGCCCACGCCGGACCCCTCGGCACCGGAGTCCCCGGACCGGATCTACCGGTCGCCCGGCGGCCTCGCGGGCGGCGTGCTGCTGCTCGCCCTCGTGCTCTGGCTCGGCATCGACGCGCTGGTCTCGGGTCACGGCCGCACCCCCTGGCTGGCGCTCGCCGGGATGATCCTGGTCATCCCGCTGGTCACCGCCTTCACCCTGCGCCCGGCCGTGTACGCGAACGAGGAACGGCTGCGCATCCGCAACCCCTTCCGCGTGATCGTGCTGCCCTGGGGCTCGGTCGCGTCGCTGCGCTCCGGCTACTCGAACGAGGTCGTGGCCACGTCCGGCACCAAGTTCCAGCTGTGGGCGCTCCCCGTCTCGCTGCGCGCCCGCAAGAAGGCGACCCGGCAGACGGCGCGGAAGGCCGCGGGGGACAGCCGGGGCAGCGCGCTCGGCGGGCTGACGGGCGGTGCGCCCGGCGGCCCCGCGCCCGCGCCGACCGCGCCCACGCGCGCCCAGACCGACAAGATCATGGACGACCTGCGCGAACTGGCCGAGACCCATCAGAGCTCCGGGCGCGCCCAGGGCGAGCCGAGCGTCCGCTGGGCGTACGAGATCATGGGTCCGGCCGTCGCCGGAGCGGTGGTGCTGGCGATTCTGCTGGCGATGGGCTGA
- a CDS encoding type 1 periplasmic-binding domain-containing protein, whose product MAAAADALRGPKGWAAGGVAVLALGLAGVAWLFLGDDERGTPPDPRARQYREVDACLLTGEKGIAQGTLAASVWEGMQKASLDTRARVNYVPVTGDQSAGNARPFFNSLIQRQCDVVLAVGAPQVQVTQAAAAKNPKVRFVVVDDASEAKAERPGNVTVAQPGGELKETVAETIKEAVRASHG is encoded by the coding sequence GTGGCAGCGGCGGCCGATGCGTTGCGGGGCCCTAAGGGCTGGGCGGCGGGTGGTGTGGCTGTCCTGGCGCTCGGACTGGCGGGCGTCGCATGGCTGTTCCTCGGCGACGACGAGCGTGGCACGCCCCCCGATCCGCGGGCGCGCCAGTACCGTGAGGTCGACGCATGCCTGCTGACCGGGGAGAAGGGCATCGCGCAGGGCACGCTCGCCGCTTCGGTGTGGGAGGGGATGCAGAAGGCATCCCTGGACACTCGGGCCCGGGTCAACTACGTGCCGGTCACAGGGGATCAGTCGGCGGGCAACGCCCGACCGTTCTTCAACAGCCTCATCCAGCGACAGTGCGATGTCGTTCTGGCGGTCGGCGCGCCGCAGGTCCAGGTCACGCAGGCGGCCGCCGCAAAGAACCCGAAGGTGCGCTTCGTCGTCGTCGACGACGCGTCAGAGGCGAAGGCGGAGAGGCCGGGGAACGTCACCGTCGCGCAGCCCGGCGGGGAACTCAAGGAAACGGTGGCGGAAACGATCAAGGAGGCCGTGCGGGCGTCCCACGGATGA